The Methanofervidicoccus sp. A16 genome has a segment encoding these proteins:
- a CDS encoding Stp1/IreP family PP2C-type Ser/Thr phosphatase: MYIFLLLLLFIGSVVIGMALCHIIEKKRKEIEKVEREKTRDIETPNRDYIIFEEDKVYGISHKGNRTHNEDYILVKKIKDIYLLAVADGIGGHNAGEVASKMAVETLENFITERYREDLSIEEIKEILEEAYNLAHRKIRENAIGDKEGMGTTLTTAIVKGDRCIVANCGDSRAYLIRDGSIIHRTKDHSFVQALIDSGQITEEKAMEHPMKNIITSALGLDELKIDIYLWDLKKGDTLLLSSDGLHDYVEKKEILKVVSSYKDPKEIVKRLLDIALEKTKDNVSIVVYKKTS, translated from the coding sequence ATGTATATATTTTTGTTATTACTCCTCTTCATAGGATCAGTTGTAATTGGAATGGCTCTATGTCATATAATTGAGAAAAAGAGAAAAGAAATAGAAAAAGTTGAAAGGGAGAAAACTAGGGACATTGAAACACCAAATCGCGACTACATTATCTTCGAGGAGGATAAAGTTTATGGCATATCTCATAAGGGCAACAGGACACATAACGAGGACTACATCCTAGTTAAGAAGATCAAGGATATCTATCTCTTAGCAGTTGCAGATGGTATTGGAGGACATAACGCAGGAGAGGTTGCATCTAAAATGGCAGTGGAAACTCTAGAGAACTTTATAACAGAGAGATACAGAGAGGATCTATCCATTGAAGAGATTAAAGAAATATTGGAAGAAGCCTACAATTTAGCCCATCGTAAGATAAGGGAAAATGCTATCGGAGATAAGGAAGGAATGGGAACAACACTGACAACTGCAATAGTAAAGGGAGACAGATGTATTGTAGCGAACTGTGGTGATAGTAGGGCGTATTTAATTAGAGATGGAAGTATAATTCACAGAACTAAGGATCACTCCTTTGTCCAGGCTTTAATAGATAGTGGCCAGATTACAGAGGAGAAAGCCATGGAACATCCAATGAAAAATATCATCACCTCGGCATTAGGGTTAGATGAGCTTAAGATAGATATCTACCTCTGGGATCTAAAAAAAGGAGATACACTTCTTCTAAGTTCCGATGGGCTTCATGATTACGTGGAGAAAAAGGAAATTTTAAAGGTTGTAAGTAGTTATAAGGATCCAAAAGAGATCGTTAAAAGACTGTTAGATATTGCATTGGAGAAGACAAAGGACAATGTAAGTATCGTAGTGTACAAAAAGACTTCTTAA
- a CDS encoding bifunctional L-myo-inositol-1-phosphate cytidylyltransferase/CDP-L-myo-inositol myo-inositolphosphotransferase: MVPERAVILAAGLGTRLGNITEETPKGLLKVAGREILYRSMKILEELGVEEFVIITNKKYENKYRDFIEKNNFKAKIVINEHPERGNGYSLYLAKNVVNDKFLLLMSDHIYGRTFLQEAVKGEGLIVDRNPRYVDIEESTKVKVKDGHIEDIGKHLKDFDGVDTGFFALTPEIFHTAEEILSEKDTVELSEVVKRAKLRVTFVDGLFWTDVDVPEDIKKARNLIVKTSVKGVGDGFISRYLNRKISTRVSSLLVDYITPNQITVITFLLGIFSALLNFINIPLAGIMYQISSILDGVDGEIARASMKTSRFGGYVDSILDRYVDFTFLLTLAYVAIKEPLWWAIVGIAIFGSVMVSYSTECYRAVYGRSIYEEIPTMRYLIGKRDERIFLTMLFCLIGQIKVLFILLAVLTNLRVALTVWLVWKKNRG; encoded by the coding sequence ATGGTTCCAGAGAGGGCTGTAATCCTCGCTGCAGGTCTTGGGACGAGGTTAGGTAATATAACCGAGGAGACTCCCAAGGGTCTTCTAAAAGTTGCCGGTAGAGAGATACTTTATAGAAGTATGAAGATCCTAGAGGAGTTAGGAGTTGAAGAGTTTGTAATTATTACAAATAAAAAATACGAAAATAAATATAGGGATTTTATTGAGAAGAATAACTTCAAGGCTAAAATAGTAATAAATGAACACCCTGAAAGAGGTAACGGTTACTCCCTCTATCTAGCGAAAAATGTAGTTAATGATAAATTCCTCCTTCTAATGAGCGATCATATCTATGGAAGAACATTCCTCCAGGAGGCTGTAAAGGGAGAGGGTCTTATAGTGGATAGAAATCCAAGGTATGTAGATATAGAGGAATCTACAAAGGTTAAAGTTAAGGACGGCCATATTGAGGATATTGGAAAACATCTTAAAGATTTTGATGGAGTGGATACTGGATTTTTTGCACTTACACCAGAGATATTCCATACCGCTGAAGAGATCCTCTCGGAGAAGGATACTGTGGAATTAAGTGAAGTTGTAAAGAGGGCAAAACTTAGGGTAACCTTTGTAGATGGACTTTTCTGGACAGATGTTGATGTACCAGAAGATATTAAAAAAGCGAGGAATCTTATAGTAAAAACCTCTGTAAAGGGGGTTGGAGATGGCTTTATTTCAAGGTATTTAAATAGAAAGATCTCCACAAGGGTAAGTTCCCTCCTCGTTGACTATATCACTCCAAATCAGATAACTGTAATAACCTTCCTCCTTGGAATCTTCTCGGCATTGCTAAATTTTATCAATATCCCTTTAGCAGGGATTATGTATCAAATAAGTTCTATACTTGACGGTGTTGATGGAGAGATCGCACGTGCCAGTATGAAGACAAGTAGATTTGGTGGTTATGTAGACTCGATCCTCGATAGATACGTGGATTTTACATTTTTACTTACTTTGGCTTACGTCGCAATTAAAGAACCTCTCTGGTGGGCTATAGTAGGGATCGCCATCTTCGGCTCTGTAATGGTAAGTTATTCGACAGAGTGTTACAGAGCAGTGTATGGAAGGAGCATATACGAAGAGATTCCCACAATGAGGTATCTCATTGGGAAAAGAGATGAGAGAATATTTTTAACTATGTTGTTCTGTTTAATAGGACAGATAAAAGTTCTTTTTATTCTACTGGCAGTTTTAACAAATCTTAGGGTGGCATTGACAGTGTGGTTGGTGTGGAAAAAGAATAGAGGTTAA
- a CDS encoding chromosome assembly protein gives MDFLNKLIGKFKGNPLDKLSIRDLEGERIRLKSKLDRIKKEIKSLDRQKKQLFKEGVGADTLTKKMLAQDIKSIEMEMRLKYKSFLTYQKQFNFVNNLLIVKKYEKELKNIGMWNKIKNIQPEILEAKLSNIILDGKEFDETVESLNRVFEMRIDEFDEEVDGVEKKLFEAWGQVESGEMDSEDIVNNLDLDVNEDEEDEELFKRLEKEVK, from the coding sequence ATGGATTTTTTGAATAAGTTAATAGGTAAATTTAAAGGAAATCCTTTAGATAAACTGTCAATAAGGGATTTAGAGGGAGAAAGGATAAGATTAAAGAGTAAGTTAGATAGGATAAAAAAAGAGATAAAATCCTTAGATAGGCAGAAAAAACAGCTGTTCAAAGAGGGAGTGGGTGCCGACACCCTTACAAAGAAGATGCTCGCACAGGATATAAAAAGTATTGAGATGGAGATGAGGTTGAAGTATAAGAGTTTTCTGACCTATCAAAAGCAGTTCAACTTTGTAAATAACCTTCTAATTGTTAAGAAGTACGAGAAGGAGTTGAAGAATATAGGGATGTGGAACAAGATCAAGAACATCCAACCTGAAATCTTAGAGGCAAAACTAAGTAATATAATATTAGATGGTAAGGAGTTCGATGAGACTGTTGAAAGTTTAAATAGGGTCTTTGAGATGAGAATCGATGAATTCGACGAGGAAGTAGATGGAGTAGAGAAGAAACTCTTTGAGGCATGGGGACAGGTTGAAAGTGGAGAGATGGATAGTGAGGATATTGTAAACAACTTAGATCTAGATGTAAATGAGGATGAGGAGGATGAAGAACTGTTTAAGAGATTAGAGAAGGAAGTTAAATAA
- a CDS encoding bis-aminopropyl spermidine synthase family protein → MKEVVAKVREKTDIPVYERTVENIIGAVQSSSDIWRIVDLSEEPLPLVVTVLEVLNNLGYIEFRDGVFLTEDGKRFVDKYGIGRREDYTCPHCKGKTVDMEAFKDLLERFKEIVKNRPEPKHEFDQAYVTPETTVARIIFMHTRGDLENREVFVLGDDDLTSIALMLSGLPKRIAVLDIDDRLTKFIEKTAEEIGYNNIEIFTFDLRKPLPDYALRKFDTFITDPPETVDAIRAFVGRGIATLKGPGCAGYFGITRRESSLNKWRDIQKLLLNEFEVVITDIVRNFNEYVNWGYEEETRAWRLIPVKVRPTYNWYKSYMFRIQTLEGSKGYEEEIREEDIYNDEEASTT, encoded by the coding sequence GTGAAAGAAGTTGTAGCAAAGGTTAGAGAGAAAACAGATATTCCAGTCTACGAGAGAACTGTAGAGAATATCATAGGTGCAGTTCAGAGCAGTAGTGATATATGGAGAATCGTAGATCTAAGTGAAGAGCCTCTGCCTTTAGTTGTTACAGTTCTAGAAGTACTCAATAACCTTGGATACATAGAGTTCAGAGACGGAGTATTTTTAACAGAGGATGGGAAGAGATTTGTTGATAAGTACGGCATAGGTAGAAGAGAAGATTATACATGCCCCCATTGTAAAGGAAAAACTGTGGATATGGAGGCTTTTAAAGATCTCCTTGAGAGGTTTAAGGAGATCGTTAAAAATAGACCAGAGCCAAAACACGAGTTTGATCAGGCCTATGTAACTCCCGAGACTACTGTGGCAAGGATTATCTTCATGCATACAAGAGGTGATTTAGAAAACAGGGAGGTCTTTGTTCTTGGAGACGATGATTTAACAAGTATAGCCCTTATGCTCTCAGGACTACCAAAGAGAATAGCGGTTTTAGACATCGACGATAGATTAACCAAATTTATAGAGAAAACTGCAGAGGAAATTGGCTATAACAATATAGAGATATTTACCTTCGATCTGAGGAAACCTTTACCAGACTATGCACTTAGAAAGTTTGATACCTTTATAACAGATCCTCCAGAGACTGTAGATGCAATTAGGGCCTTCGTCGGTAGAGGTATTGCCACCTTAAAAGGTCCAGGTTGTGCAGGCTACTTTGGTATAACAAGAAGGGAGAGTTCTTTAAACAAGTGGAGAGATATTCAAAAACTGCTTTTGAACGAGTTTGAAGTTGTAATAACGGACATAGTTAGGAACTTTAACGAGTATGTAAACTGGGGATACGAGGAAGAAACAAGGGCCTGGAGGTTGATCCCTGTAAAGGTTAGGCCAACTTATAACTGGTACAAGAGTTATATGTTTAGAATACAGACCCTCGAAGGTTCAAAGGGCTATGAGGAAGAGATAAGAGAAGAAGATATCTACAATGACGAAGAGGCCTCAACCACTTAG
- a CDS encoding 26S protease regulatory subunit: protein MEVDLSGVLLSQFKKAKREYEIAKKEKNEVVAKKKALECAKLLREMAKYNRYNEKKYLEMAKKWELVADSIGEILNPSKVIRSKPIKTSSSSTSDSKTEEDRENEIDKFKNYVKNNLIQKSTIKWDDIGGLKEVKQLMMETIVISALQRPASIQPWKGILLFGPPGTGKTLLASACAGSLDATFFNVKASSVTSKYFGESSKIITALYEVARELHPSIVFIDEIDALTTKRSEGVSEASRRMLSTLLTELDGFQDKGSDRLILTLAATNTPWDLDEAILSRFPRRIYIPLPDKEATKEIIKINTRGLELNVDLDGIAERCVERYYSGRDLKNLCQGAIWNMIRDVNRDLYKMANLSYKELRKRKLKVRPLTEEDFEEAFKKIKSPLTKRDIERYEKWAEEFGG, encoded by the coding sequence TTGGAGGTCGATCTATCTGGAGTTCTCCTAAGTCAGTTTAAAAAGGCTAAAAGAGAGTACGAGATAGCAAAGAAGGAGAAAAACGAGGTAGTTGCCAAAAAGAAGGCATTGGAATGTGCTAAATTACTGAGGGAGATGGCTAAGTATAATCGATACAACGAAAAAAAGTATTTGGAAATGGCTAAAAAGTGGGAGTTAGTGGCAGATAGTATAGGGGAGATACTCAACCCCTCGAAAGTTATTAGATCTAAACCTATAAAAACATCGTCATCCAGCACATCTGATTCAAAGACCGAGGAGGATAGGGAGAACGAAATTGACAAGTTTAAAAACTATGTAAAGAACAACCTGATACAGAAATCCACCATAAAGTGGGACGATATAGGGGGGTTGAAGGAGGTAAAACAACTTATGATGGAGACTATAGTGATCTCTGCACTTCAGAGACCTGCCTCCATTCAACCCTGGAAGGGTATATTGCTATTCGGTCCTCCTGGTACTGGGAAAACACTACTTGCCTCTGCATGTGCTGGGAGTTTAGATGCAACATTCTTTAACGTAAAGGCATCTTCTGTAACAAGTAAGTACTTCGGTGAATCCTCAAAGATCATAACTGCACTGTATGAGGTTGCAAGGGAACTTCATCCAAGTATAGTGTTCATAGACGAGATAGATGCTTTGACTACTAAGAGAAGTGAGGGGGTCAGTGAGGCTTCCAGGAGGATGCTATCTACGTTATTAACAGAGTTGGACGGTTTCCAGGATAAGGGAAGTGATAGGTTGATATTAACCCTTGCGGCGACTAATACACCATGGGATTTAGATGAGGCTATCCTCTCCAGGTTCCCAAGGAGGATATACATACCACTACCAGATAAGGAGGCTACAAAGGAGATCATAAAGATCAATACAAGGGGACTTGAGTTGAATGTTGATTTAGATGGGATCGCAGAGAGGTGCGTAGAGAGATATTATTCAGGTAGGGATCTGAAGAACCTCTGCCAAGGTGCTATATGGAACATGATAAGGGATGTTAATAGGGATCTCTACAAGATGGCTAATCTTTCTTATAAGGAGTTGAGAAAGAGGAAGTTGAAAGTAAGGCCCTTAACTGAAGAGGACTTCGAGGAGGCTTTTAAGAAGATAAAGAGTCCTTTAACTAAGAGGGATATTGAGAGGTATGAGAAATGGGCGGAGGAGTTTGGGGGGTAA
- a CDS encoding FeoA family protein: MGSLADKKPGTYIIKEIIGEYKKLYDLRIVPGTSITVISNEKDPMIVKIGNCKIAIGKDVAKSIIVE; encoded by the coding sequence ATGGGTAGCCTTGCAGATAAAAAACCAGGTACATATATAATTAAAGAGATAATTGGTGAATATAAAAAACTCTATGATTTAAGGATCGTACCTGGCACAAGTATAACAGTTATATCAAACGAGAAAGATCCAATGATTGTAAAAATAGGTAATTGTAAGATAGCCATAGGAAAAGATGTGGCAAAATCGATAATTGTGGAATAA
- a CDS encoding PEGA domain-containing protein — MYPPKGFLKIFSTPSDAEAYINDEYKGKTPLVLKLDPGNYSVKVTKDGYEGYETEIVEIETGKIAEINVFLKPYGILKISSDPSDAEVYINGEYRGNTPLELKLDPGNYSVKVTKDGYENYETKIEIKTGKTTEVNAVLKPYGILKIYSTPSGAKVYIDGYYKGTTPLTVEVSPGTHTIKIKKDGYKDYSDTVYVSSGDSKTINAKLTSKKATLYIRSDPSGAKVYIDGYYKGTTPLTVEVSPGTHTIKIKKDGYKDYSDTVYVSSGDSKTINAKLTSKKATLYIRSDPSGAKVYINGEYKGKTPLELKLDPGFYTVKISKDGYEDYIAYIILRSGKTTKINAVLKLYGTLKISSNPSRAYVYINGKYVGITPLELNLSPGSYNVEIKTIFGEKVYEKTVVVKAGEITKISADLNTNTGISSSDENNWNSSNIITALNTKSEKTVKSNTSITALLGNIGIGALLIIGLLLLIILTRSRKPSETSKQPTETSPDTPEKLDEKLQAFPKELLPKYKPLEFLGEGGFAKVFKVKRRSDGKIIALKIPNLDEKARKFFLKEIRAWRLLNHPNIVKLYNAYEEPIPHIEMEYIEGITLNGKVIRDLGKYPKPVDEKKTLDLIRGIAKGLKHAHSKQIYHRDLKPQNILITPDLTPKITDWGLAKIGAISTSATTTKGLTLLYAAPEQLDEETYGHTDHRTDIYQLGLIFYELLTGKLPYEGITPTVVVAKVINPAVKPKPPSYFNKELAKYDGIFEKLLAKRKEDRYQSVDEFLKALDSIEELTREKEKFKDTLTKTTQRLKISTDKKEIEKLTRDLIETTVKLALNCARVNDKVGLLDTLELLRDYVKSEENRKDLEKVISHIEYLIKEGIPIGEDTIERLKVLLNRIKREWS, encoded by the coding sequence ATGTACCCTCCAAAAGGCTTCCTGAAAATCTTTTCCACACCATCAGATGCAGAGGCCTATATCAATGATGAATACAAAGGTAAAACTCCTCTAGTGTTAAAACTCGATCCAGGGAATTATAGTGTAAAAGTCACAAAAGATGGATATGAAGGCTATGAGACAGAAATAGTAGAGATAGAAACTGGAAAAATCGCTGAAATTAATGTATTTTTAAAGCCCTATGGTATCTTAAAAATCTCTTCCGATCCATCAGATGCAGAGGTTTATATCAATGGTGAATACAGAGGTAATACACCTTTAGAGTTAAAACTCGATCCAGGGAATTATAGTGTAAAAGTCACAAAAGATGGATATGAAAATTATGAAACAAAGATAGAGATAAAAACTGGAAAAACTACAGAAGTTAACGCTGTTTTAAAGCCCTATGGTATCTTAAAAATCTACTCTACTCCATCAGGTGCTAAGGTATACATAGATGGATACTACAAGGGAACTACTCCACTTACAGTGGAGGTATCACCAGGGACACATACTATCAAGATAAAGAAGGACGGCTACAAAGACTACTCTGATACTGTCTATGTCTCCTCAGGAGACTCAAAAACCATCAACGCCAAATTAACCTCCAAGAAGGCTACCCTCTACATCAGGTCCGATCCATCAGGTGCTAAGGTATACATAGATGGATACTACAAGGGAACTACTCCACTTACAGTGGAGGTATCACCAGGGACACATACTATCAAGATAAAGAAGGACGGCTACAAAGACTACTCTGATACTGTCTATGTCTCCTCAGGAGACTCAAAAACCATCAACGCCAAATTAACCTCCAAGAAGGCTACCCTCTACATCAGGTCCGATCCATCAGGTGCTAAGGTATACATTAACGGTGAATACAAAGGTAAAACTCCTTTAGAGTTAAAACTCGATCCAGGATTTTACACTGTCAAGATATCCAAGGATGGATATGAAGATTATATAGCATATATAATTTTAAGATCTGGAAAAACTACAAAGATCAATGCAGTCTTAAAACTCTATGGTACCTTAAAAATCTCTTCCAATCCATCAAGAGCATACGTATATATCAATGGAAAATATGTAGGTATTACACCCTTAGAATTAAACCTTAGTCCAGGTAGTTATAATGTGGAGATAAAAACCATATTTGGAGAAAAAGTTTATGAAAAAACTGTAGTTGTAAAGGCTGGAGAAATTACAAAAATTTCAGCAGATTTAAACACGAATACAGGAATATCCTCATCAGATGAAAATAACTGGAATAGTTCGAATATTATAACAGCTCTTAACACTAAATCTGAAAAAACTGTTAAAAGTAATACTTCTATAACAGCACTGCTAGGGAATATAGGGATAGGAGCTCTCTTAATCATAGGATTACTACTCCTCATTATTCTTACAAGAAGCAGAAAACCCTCAGAGACATCAAAACAACCTACAGAAACCTCACCAGATACACCAGAGAAACTAGACGAAAAACTCCAAGCCTTCCCAAAGGAATTACTCCCCAAATACAAACCCTTAGAATTCTTAGGTGAAGGTGGTTTCGCCAAAGTCTTCAAAGTCAAGAGAAGAAGTGACGGAAAAATCATAGCCTTAAAGATCCCAAATCTCGACGAGAAAGCCAGAAAGTTCTTCCTCAAGGAGATCAGAGCCTGGAGACTCCTCAACCACCCTAACATAGTCAAACTTTATAACGCCTATGAAGAGCCCATACCCCATATCGAGATGGAGTATATCGAAGGAATAACCCTCAACGGCAAAGTTATTCGAGACTTAGGTAAATATCCGAAACCAGTAGATGAGAAGAAAACTTTAGATCTCATCAGAGGTATTGCAAAAGGATTAAAACATGCCCACTCTAAACAGATATATCACCGTGACTTAAAACCTCAGAATATCCTCATAACTCCCGATCTAACACCTAAGATAACAGACTGGGGATTGGCAAAGATCGGTGCCATCTCAACCTCTGCTACAACTACAAAGGGATTAACCCTACTCTACGCCGCCCCAGAACAGTTAGACGAGGAAACCTACGGACATACAGATCATAGAACAGATATATATCAACTTGGTTTGATATTCTACGAACTACTAACTGGAAAACTGCCCTACGAGGGAATTACTCCAACAGTTGTCGTGGCTAAGGTGATAAACCCTGCAGTGAAACCAAAACCACCAAGTTACTTCAATAAAGAGTTGGCGAAGTATGATGGTATCTTCGAGAAACTCTTAGCAAAGAGAAAGGAAGATAGATATCAATCCGTAGATGAGTTTCTAAAAGCACTGGATTCTATAGAAGAACTAACTAGGGAGAAAGAGAAATTTAAAGATACTCTAACTAAAACCACTCAAAGATTAAAAATCTCAACAGATAAGAAAGAAATAGAGAAATTAACGAGGGATCTAATTGAAACTACAGTAAAACTAGCCCTGAACTGCGCCAGGGTAAATGATAAAGTGGGTCTCTTAGATACCTTGGAGTTGTTAAGGGACTATGTGAAATCTGAGGAGAACAGGAAAGATCTTGAAAAAGTAATATCTCACATTGAGTATCTTATAAAAGAAGGGATACCTATTGGAGAAGATACTATCGAGAGACTTAAGGTATTGTTAAATAGAATCAAGAGAGAATGGAGTTAA
- a CDS encoding DDE-type integrase/transposase/recombinase — protein sequence MLRVKDIIKELKIFKRNKIPIEIKTLAIATYIQTSSVRRTARILSEIYPVSKTSVWNWINKFKEELSITTEERERDLIAVDETVVKGGGKHYYVYSAVDVERNELILMRVYTIRNHLITRSFVKKVLKYCRGEPKFLIDKAPWLISALKSLNLNFEHQTFGRGSLIESVFSSLKQRVKIFFCSINAKNPVRNWNFFCRLFVLYYNKLRWCLC from the coding sequence ATGCTAAGAGTAAAAGATATTATAAAGGAATTAAAAATCTTTAAGAGGAACAAAATACCTATAGAAATTAAAACACTCGCCATTGCAACCTACATTCAGACATCTTCAGTAAGAAGAACTGCCAGAATTCTTTCAGAGATTTATCCAGTCTCAAAAACATCAGTTTGGAACTGGATAAATAAGTTTAAAGAAGAATTATCCATTACAACAGAGGAAAGAGAAAGAGATCTAATAGCGGTGGATGAAACTGTTGTTAAAGGTGGCGGGAAGCACTATTACGTTTATTCAGCTGTAGATGTTGAGAGGAATGAATTAATTTTAATGAGAGTCTATACAATAAGGAATCATCTAATTACGAGGTCCTTTGTAAAGAAAGTACTGAAGTACTGTAGGGGTGAGCCTAAATTCCTTATAGATAAAGCCCCATGGCTAATTAGTGCTCTAAAAAGTCTTAATTTAAACTTTGAACATCAGACCTTTGGGCGGGGGAGTTTGATAGAATCGGTGTTTTCTTCTCTGAAGCAGAGGGTAAAGATCTTTTTCTGCTCTATTAATGCTAAAAATCCTGTTAGAAACTGGAACTTCTTTTGTAGGTTATTTGTTCTGTATTATAATAAACTGAGGTGGTGTTTATGTTAA
- a CDS encoding inositol-3-phosphate synthase, which yields MVRVVILGQGYVGSIFAIGVERIKSGELGYYGIPLANELPIKVENIKIVGSYDVDTDKIGKNLYEVVKRYDGNKIPESLKNIVIRKGIHLRSLRNLPIEGEGLEDKRSLAEAIEKIVNEWKKMKTDVIINVCTTEAFRPFNNKDELIKAIENDDRERLTATQAYTYAASLYAQDVGGAVFINAIPTLIANDKAFFELAKESNLVIFGDDGATGATPLTADILAHLAQRNRYVRSIVQFNIGGNTDFLALTHKERNKSKEYTKSSVVKDILGYEVPHYIRPTGYLEPLGDRKFISMHIEYVSFNGALDELVINGRINDSPALAGLLVDLVRLGKIAVERKEWGTVYEVNAFYMKNPGPAEKGNIPRIIAYEKMRQWAGLKTKWL from the coding sequence ATGGTAAGGGTGGTTATACTTGGACAGGGATATGTAGGGAGTATATTTGCAATAGGAGTTGAGAGGATAAAAAGTGGAGAGTTAGGATACTACGGTATTCCTTTAGCAAATGAACTACCTATAAAAGTAGAAAATATCAAAATAGTCGGTTCTTACGATGTTGATACAGATAAAATTGGAAAGAATCTCTACGAAGTTGTTAAAAGATACGATGGAAATAAGATCCCAGAAAGTCTTAAAAACATAGTAATAAGGAAGGGAATACACCTAAGAAGTCTCAGAAACTTACCAATTGAGGGAGAAGGTTTAGAGGATAAAAGATCCCTTGCTGAGGCTATAGAGAAGATCGTCAACGAATGGAAGAAGATGAAAACTGATGTCATTATCAACGTCTGTACAACTGAGGCATTTAGACCATTTAACAACAAAGATGAGTTAATAAAGGCTATAGAAAATGATGATAGAGAGAGATTAACTGCAACACAGGCTTACACCTACGCCGCTTCACTCTATGCCCAGGATGTAGGGGGAGCTGTATTTATAAATGCAATTCCCACCCTCATAGCAAACGATAAGGCGTTCTTTGAACTTGCCAAGGAGAGTAATCTAGTTATCTTTGGAGACGATGGTGCAACTGGTGCAACACCTTTAACTGCAGATATATTGGCCCATCTTGCCCAGAGAAACAGATACGTTAGAAGTATAGTCCAGTTTAACATAGGTGGAAATACAGATTTCCTGGCATTAACACATAAGGAGAGAAATAAGAGTAAGGAATATACAAAGTCCAGTGTTGTAAAGGATATCTTAGGCTATGAAGTTCCTCACTACATAAGACCAACTGGATACCTTGAACCTCTGGGAGATAGAAAGTTCATATCCATGCATATCGAATATGTAAGTTTCAACGGGGCCTTAGATGAACTTGTTATAAATGGAAGAATAAACGACAGTCCTGCATTGGCTGGATTACTCGTTGATTTAGTGAGACTAGGAAAAATAGCTGTTGAGAGAAAAGAGTGGGGAACAGTATATGAGGTTAACGCCTTCTATATGAAGAACCCGGGACCAGCAGAAAAGGGTAACATACCAAGAATTATTGCCTATGAAAAGATGCGCCAGTGGGCAGGACTTAAAACTAAGTGGTTATAA